From Solea senegalensis isolate Sse05_10M linkage group LG16, IFAPA_SoseM_1, whole genome shotgun sequence:
TCTTAATGACCGGGGCTGTCTGTTCCAGCTGAAGGCAAGCACCACAAATTCACACCCTTGACTCTAAAATCACAGAGAGAGTCCTGGTTGGACTAAATGCATAATTGCAGATATATAATTCATTGGAAAAAACCTTTGGCTAAATACGCACACTTaatactttttgtttgtttttttttttagtcttttttgaTCACAGCTCAGCTAACTCATCGAGATATTTTCTAAATACATCAGGCACTGTAAAATGAATGTAGTGTGGATGGGGGTGTAGCAGTGGACAGTGGCTAACAAGCACTGCTCCAATCACCCCCAACGCCTCGACACACTCTACTTTCATtgtagtatttaaaaaaaaaaaagaaaaaaaagaacacacacacacgcgcacacagacacacacacacgcacgcacgcacacaaacccATCAGCCCAATTTTGACCTTCCCATTTTGCCCTTCGTcacgtttgtgtttttcagcctGCGTTACACATCAGATTGCGTTTTCCTTTCCCAAACGTGAACCACCTGCCTTGCACGGGCTCGTCAACGCAAGCAAAGCTAATTAgtcaaaaaaatatgaacaacagagaacaaaccaaaaaaaattaaaaatcaagtggaggaaatgactcaaaaagtaaaagcaaaatgaacaaaaagacagaggggggaaaaaaacaacaacaacacacaaatcatAAAAAGCTCCTTTTGCCATCATTTTAgccatgcttttttttgtcctttttcttaaACAGACAGAAAGCTGTTTGGAGGTGCACACCCAGAATGTGTCAGCTCATAATTACATCTTAGAGCTCAACAACTGCACTACATgtacaaaaatgacagaaattaaacaagttaatgtgagtgtgtgttctctttccttctgtttctttttctctcccagCAGATGGGTGGTGTAACAGGGTGGGAGCAGGTAGGGGctcattgttgttatttttatgttttgatttttcttttaaagaaaggGCCGGAGCACATTTGAGGGGGATAATGCCATTTCTCTCAAACTGAAGGGTTTGCGTCAAATAGATGATGCAGTTTGATTAATACGAGTGAGGTCATCAAATCAGAGCACTTAAAGGAGAGTGGGTGTGCCgggtggggtgggtggggtgggCGGGGTCTTTATTGCTATATAATTCAGTGCAGATTCAGTGAGTAATACCACAAGCGCATCCACCCAATATATGAttcatgaagaaaaagaaagagaaagaatggGAATTGAACTCAATgaacagagtgaaaaaaaatgaatattacACAACGTTGTTgggttttgttgtgtttcagtgaagATTCTGcgttgttttctatttttttgtcaGAACGTGTTAGGGTAACTGTACGGGCAggcgcctctctctctctctctctcgctctctctctgtcacttgcGTCCGAGAGGCTAGCAAAAGGCAATTACCAGTTAACTGATCAGCAGGCAGGCTTGGGGCGGCTCGTCATTGGGTGAagagttcagaggtcagaagGTCATGTGTTAGTTGCCGGTGGCGGCTAGGTGgttagaaacaaaaacaaaacaaacagaaaaaaaagatagaaaggATATTAGTGTCAGCAAGAAGAGACTGGaatgacatcattttaacaataaaatgaatgcaatCTCTAATGTTGCCCCCCCCCGCTCCTAACACCCCTGCCCAAATGAGATGAACCCAGCTActcttatcatcatcatcatcatcatctcggATGATCCTCACCTCTAAGCCCCCACCCTGAATCATGTTGCATGGCGGTTTAATTTAAGCGCAAAATGTCCCCATAACCAAAAACAGAAGCAAGGAGCGGCCGAACAGACAGACAAgctaacaacaaaaaaaaaaacaagaatctaGTGTTTTAGTGTCTTTCAGATTGGAGTGCAAGTTACAAACAGTGTGATTAGTGTTAAGGAAACTTACATTAACTGATGTTATGCGAGGGAAACTGTGTGACTAGTGTTACATGTGCAATGAATAGATGAATCGCTGTTTTCCGATTCTTTCTCTTTATTTAGCAGTATATTTTtctataatataaatatacacaagaACCATAAATACATTTGATATAAAATGCTCAAATATAAAATGACAGTACCTCATGTACaactgaaatattaaaaatgtatttttcttttttagctttATTCAATATATTTGCAAAAAACACTGGAGAGAACGCAAGCTACCTCAGCTTATGTCTgtgcgtcttttttttttgtcttccatagaaaaataaaatccaaaataaatttaaatttcaaagtgAAATGGTGCCTGGTAGCAGCATGGCTACGCGTGTTCTGTCTCTCAGACACAGTGTGGAAATGCTTtcccttgttttctttgctaCTTATGAACAAAAGAGTAAAACCATGTATGGTATAACAAGCCTGCCCCCATTTTGGCTCTAATTTCACATCAGAGGAATGTCATTAAACACCTTCAACACTGCCTGCAAACTAAGACCTGTGCCGACTTCACGGCTGCAAAAGCCGTTAATGTCACTTTTGCCTGAGCTCTGACTTATACACAGTCaacgtgtgtttttatatgttaaAAGTactaaatgtaaacaaaaatgtgcataCCACAAGCAACCATTTAGCTGGTGTGTGGATGGATGGGGTAGAAAAAGGTGGTGGTTGTGGGGGAAGCAAACGAGAAAAAACACCATATAGACAATATACAAATTCCCAACTAAGGCattgaggcaaaaaaaataggcataataataataataataataatcattgaaATGCATCAGTCAATAGCAGAGTGTAGCTAATAGACTAAACTGACCTCTGTCAGCGGTCACAATCCTTTGGTAAGGATGGACCCGCGTGTCATGCCGTCTCACTTTAGTAGCCATTGCACCTAGATTGTAACAGGTCCACAAGGTTAGAAACCATTCACTTtgaggaaggggaaaaaaaaacagtcatctTTTACAGTAATAACATTCACATTCTTTTTAGCAATTATCATTATAATGTTTAGATAATACAACAATACACAGAATAGCAACATAATACAGATTATAgtacatagacacacacacacacaccacaaggATCTTTCTTGTAGAAAAATGcagtagaaaaaaataatacatattttttggGATTTTCTCTTggtatttaaaaatgcataactTAAGTCATAAAATTCCACAGTGCTCCGAGCTATATAGAGGTCTCTTTGAAAAGAGGGCAGCTAAAGGGTACAGGCTCCGGGGGCTGTCCAGGAAAAATAATGTGATTCTTCCTGTGGGATCCAGAGAGGGACTGAGAGAAATTTGtctctttattttgaaaggtggGGAAATCCAATAGAGCTCTGATGGTAATTGAATAGTGCCAGACACCACCtgcctctctccctttctctttcattttcgtTTCCCCTCTCTCGCCATCTCTCTCCAGGTCAATCTGTTCACTGGCGACAGCGGCTGTCGTTTACCTCTACTATTTGTCAAAACTGATTTCTACCCGCTACACTGCCTGATACTAGCTTGCATATATGACACCACACAATATTTATAAAGTcttataaaaaaatgtgacgCATGCATGACTTATGAATACAaatttaaactaaaaataaagcaTGCTTTGGCTGCCACCTTTTACCAATCTGAGGCAGCGGGTGGCCTAATATTACCATAATCTGAGAAAACACAATGACGGCTGTATACAGTAGTGCATGCAGTCGAGCCAGGCGCGCGAGtatgtgtgagtatgagagCGAGTGTGTTCTACTGGGCTCTGTGTAGCTGAAGGCACCAATCGATAGTGTGAGTAAATAAAATGCACTAAGCTGGTGTAACCCTGCAAGttaaagagagaaaagccaGTCAGCTGCCCCTGTCTGTTCTACACACGACTCCCAGAAGCACCCCAGAATCCACAGGTCGGTTTAAAACCAACCCCATGTCTGACGCTGCCAGAAGATGCAGGACAATTAGGGGAGCACTATGTAAACGCCAAAGAGTGACTGATAAAGGCCACTTTGTTGTACAACATACGGTGTTCATGTCACACTATTCTATCCATAGATGTTCGCTTGTCTCTTTGGTCACACATGTGTAGAGCTTAAAGCACCTTTGAGTCTAGTATTCCAATCCTAAAACTGAGCAGTACTCCTGACAGAAAATAAGAGGGACGTCAGGCTCTGCTACCACTGAGCTAAAGTTCAAGAGGGGTGAAGCTAAGACAATGGCGAGAGGGGAAGGTGAAGAAAAAAGGGAGGAATTTAATGAACATCCCCAGTGGGGGTGAGAGAGGGACTATCTACAGGCATCAAGGCCTGCCTGCAGagaacagcagagagaaatgATTTCAAAAGCTGCAGAAATCCAAGGGGATCTGCCGCCAGACTGAATATGCCTCCAGGCCAGTGCATGAAAGGGTTAGAGAGCAGGCTGCGTGTATGTAAGAGCATTTCTGTCCGCGTGCCTCATTTCACAGTGAGCCAAGTCCTCCTATATATACACCTTGCAGAAAAGGGGGCAATGTCAACCTGAGAGCATAGCTGTTTGGCGGGAGCATAACTACTACAGTGAAGTAACCTCAGACtaaattataaagagaaacctCAAAGACCACCGCCCTCACGAGTAAAGATCTGTCCCCCTTTTAATGTTTGAACACAGTGTCCATATGAGCCACATGCTGTAGCTGGTCATCCCATTACCCAGAGCTCCACCAGAACATCCACcctgtcagtttgtttgttttgatcctCAGGTGGACACGACATATTTACCTTTCAAAAAGTCCTGACTGTGGCTCAGGGAAGCCGCGTCCAGAACCCCAGCTCCGGGGTAAAACAAGCTGCCCTCGTGTCCAGGCTGGCTAAAGTTGACCGTTGTACCTGCTGCACCCATGCTTCCCCAGGCTCTCTTACCTAGAACCCCACTGTGCTCGATGGGGTACTCCAGCAGGGAGGTGGGTGCCAGGGCGTAAGGGTACTCGTATGGGGTGGTGTAGATAAGCCCGCCATCCGGTGTGGGAGGCACCAGCGTGGGCGTGCCATTGGGCAGCATGGCAGCCATCTGAGTGGGTCGAATGAGGTTCATGATGGGGGCCCCACCTGGTGTGGGGGGCCGGAGTGCCTGGGGAGGCAACACCTGACCTGTGGGGGCCGCTATGAGACGGGGGCCCTGAGCGGCTGCTGCCGCAGCTGCAAGAGAGAACGCAAAGGTGGCTGCCATAAGCAAGAGACAGGagtagaaagaaagaaagaaggaaagaaaacaagagataAAGTGTGGTGTTGTTGATCATAATCACAGATGAACAGTGAaaggtgaaaacacaaaagaggggaaaaaagggggaaacaAGAAGTGGCAGGGAGAGAGGGGTGGGGGGACAAAAGGGAAAATTAGTCCATGCAATGATCATGGTGGTGAACCACAAAAGCCACAATCTgttgcaaagaaaaaaatcatcatagcaaaacaaaataaaaataaccccTCACACCAAAACACAAGAAGCACAAAACGTTGCTGTCATCCCAATGCATTTAAAGCAAACCAGTCACCATGGCAGCTTCACATTCATCTAGTGGAAATGGAACAGATGAAGTAAACACACCAACAGAAATGGAACAGTTGACTGAGGATACAAACAATCTGCTTTCAAAGACAGGCAAAACTATTAAAACTGGATAtgaatgtcagttttttttcaatttcagttGGATTATCTAAAAACActcagaaacattttttttgttgcgcATTAGCACGTGCCATGACCTGTGCCCCACAAGGTTCACCAAATGCACATCAATTAATTAAAGCACTGGGGTTAATGTGGTTAGATGATGTGATCATACATCAAAGCTGCGATGTAGGCAGATGATAAATAAGGAACATTTAACAGGGAGTTAATCCCTTAGATGTTTCTGATAATGTTTCACTCTGAATTTTAATTAACAACATCAACAAGATGCCAGAGTGATGTGGAATCATTTTTATCGAGGTCTAAAATACTGGTGCTTTACTTCATCCCTGAACCAGATGGATTATGCATTTAGAAATGACACTCAATATTCAGGAGTAAGCATTGTGGATGTGTGAACCGACATGCAGAGATGAGCAGGTGGAATATAGCAATGTGCCGAGGGTTTAGAGTCCGCCAAGAGCAAGTGAAACACAGTGATTGCATCTAAATTGCAGGGGGGAAGCTTGGATggaggatgagaggagagaaataTGTAGAAGAACAGAGTGGAAGGTGTCCTACTCATGGACGGGTAGGCAAAACATGAACTTTTGGAGAGCTTGAGACAGAGTCGTCTGGAGATATTATGATGTATAAACACAGCAGAAGTGACTACACAttaattaagttaagttaaaccATATtagtgcatttaaaaataaatacagactaaAATATCCAGATACAGTATAATTTAGATCTGATCAATGCAGTAAAATATTAGTGGTTTATGGTGAAAATGGAGTAAATAGGGTGGCTCTCTGTGCTCATGGCATCTTTCTTACgtgttttgatgttgttgtcTCTGTATGTCCCATTGAGAATAGCAAGTTCCATCAGCTGCATCTTCTTCAAATTGTCTTCTCCCTCCGCCTGTAAAAACAGAATATGTTAGTATctattaacaa
This genomic window contains:
- the qkia gene encoding protein quaking-A isoform X2: MMVGEVEVKERPRPSPDYLMQLLNEKKLMTSLPNLCGIFTHLERLLDEEINRVRKDMYSDTVNGLVDRHPLELPEPVGPIVHLQEKLFVPVKEYPDYNFVGRILGPRGLTAKQLEAETGCKIMVRGKSSMRDKKKEEQNRGKPNWEHLNEDLHVLITVEDTQGRAEIKMRRAVEEVKKLLVPAAEGEDNLKKMQLMELAILNGTYRDNNIKTPTFAFSLAAAAAAAQGPRLIAAPTGQVLPPQALRPPTPGGAPIMNLIRPTQMAAMLPNGTPTLVPPTPDGGLIYTTPYEYPYALAPTSLLEYPIEHSGVLGKRAWGSMGAAGTTVNFSQPGHEGSLFYPGAGVLDAASLSHSQDFLKGAMATKVRRHDTRVHPYQRIVTADRAATGN
- the qkia gene encoding protein quaking-A isoform X1, which codes for MMVGEVEVKERPRPSPDYLMQLLNEKKLMTSLPNLCGIFTHLERLLDEEINRVRKDMYSDTVNGLVDRHPLELPEPVGPIVHLQEKLFVPVKEYPDYNFVGRILGPRGLTAKQLEAETGCKIMVRGKSSMRDKKKEEQNRGKPNWEHLNEDLHVLITVEDTQGRAEIKMRRAVEEVKKLLVPAAEGEDNLKKMQLMELAILNGTYRDNNIKTPTFAFSLAAAAAAAQGPRLIAAPTGQVLPPQALRPPTPGGAPIMNLIRPTQMAAMLPNGTPTLVPPTPDGGLIYTTPYEYPYALAPTSLLEYPIEHSGVLGKRAWGSMGAAGTTVNFSQPGHEGSLFYPGAGVLDAASLSHSQDFLKGAMATKVRRHDTRVHPYQRIVTADRGQFSLLATLCY
- the qkia gene encoding protein quaking-A isoform X3 produces the protein MMVGEVEVKERPRPSPDYLMQLLNEKKLMTSLPNLCGIFTHLERLLDEEINRVRKDMYSDTVNGLVDRHPLELPEPVGPIVHLQEKLFVPVKEYPDYNFVGRILGPRGLTAKQLEAETGCKIMVRGKSSMRDKKKEEQNRGKPNWEHLNEDLHVLITVEDTQGRAEIKMRRAVEEVKKLLVPAAEGEDNLKKMQLMELAILNGTYRDNNIKTPAAAAAQGPRLIAAPTGQVLPPQALRPPTPGGAPIMNLIRPTQMAAMLPNGTPTLVPPTPDGGLIYTTPYEYPYALAPTSLLEYPIEHSGVLGKRAWGSMGAAGTTVNFSQPGHEGSLFYPGAGVLDAASLSHSQDFLKGAMATKVRRHDTRVHPYQRIVTADRGQFSLLATLCY